The Tubulanus polymorphus chromosome 1, tnTubPoly1.2, whole genome shotgun sequence genome contains a region encoding:
- the LOC141900050 gene encoding serine/threonine-protein phosphatase 4 regulatory subunit 4-like yields the protein MFRGCTAIMHRYQMPVLAEEDVEDDSGSSSSSEREKENRIPADSSNVVGKHSAVMEEEKTPRKNMRSRFSHRVAYYSEIYNENRPVASEFGGLDNQVSYRDQENRYYDDELTRHESSSFYVYEPDVRPRTPALEHSAGSDDADTYNIETRERSPPPPQFWEVLHLAQAEMQIAASSAFLQILQNDLVPIQNYTTTFLETILNSVDSGDPEVAGAWLDTLLDVIELLPKDIIKRDVLSKAVAKGQLSQSVQSRLSCCRILGKIATKFEPFLIKKEILPVVQSLCQDVDYEVRGCMCHQLDSVARGLGLEATKSAILPELVELTNDEESHVRLAGLETVVNIISLLDHETCTNTIVPLVCKFCDNAMGSDDMTIPVVAKQLGKLCHGLSANLTEDQRQTFLTIYKSLCKMGVSDKKKQKEEDDNLNSSGKIEEFNIGNLFKDEDKHVECRKNAAFNFPAMLLFIGPGKFKDELSQQFSSLCNDAHVLVRKTIASGFHEVAKLLGDNVLSVQPDLVTLLKDDSIEVLKGVVPHIPEVSRLLVKAITNATIDCKNILTDIIPAIINCEAVISSSNNWRLHEELLANLSCLPKIYTSDQIYNKFIPLFCRKLHSTRALPVRHAACRTLLVLIRYNRKSEQRNELINKIIDECCHGKSCHQRNLFIDISKMVIDIYSRTFFKEYFFEPVLELASDQVPNVRLRLCNILPVLKHLLKLPADRALLQQLDSCVRKILINERDKDVNHTITHAVEEMDHMQVQLESLAKRSMNEDDLADKKKEEEEKLLLEQELKEKKEEEAKALKEAKRKDNLNKKDTKIPGIKKPSKIPALATKQERSGSTGSIGKKLSTGSANSGSNISIRSSTSSQTKTLKNVSSKIISPTASAHSTGSPRLGQRLTPGNGSTSRDRLNKKRGSTSSTGSAALSGGGSRRSSTSSTHDTSSRRSSLTGSTLNHGTSLQRKSSTGSTPNISHSVAATTIPKRKGSLPK from the exons ATGTTTCGCGGATGTACGGCAATAATGCATCGTTATCAGATGCCTGTCCTCGCTGAGGAGGACGTAGAGGATGATTCAGGATCGTCATCTTCATCGGAGCGAGAAAAAGAGAACCGAATACCGGCGGATTCGAGTAATGTTGTCGGGAAACATTCGGCCGTAATGGAGGAGGAAAAAACGCCGCGTAAAAACATGCGTAGTCGGTTTTCTCACCGAGTCGCGTATTACAGTGAAATTTATAACGAGAATCGACCTGTGGCGAGTGAGTTCGGAGGACTAGATAATCAGGTTTCGTATCGGGATCAAGAAAATCGATATTACGACGATGAATTGACGAGACACGAATCGAGTTCGTTTTACGTTTACGAACCGGACGTTCGCCCGCGTACTCCAGCGCTGGAGCACAGCGCAGGATCCGACGATGCTGACACGTACAATATTGAAACCCGCGAAAGATCTCCACCACCCCCGCAATTCTGG GAGGTGCTGCACTTGGCCCAGGCTGAAATGCAAATCGCTGCAAGCAGCGCGTTCTTGCAGATATTACAAAACGACCTCGTGCCGATACAGAACTACACGACAACTTTCCTCGAAACTATTTTAAACAGCGTCGACAGCGGAGACCCTG AAGTGGCTGGAGCCTGGTTAGATACACTGCTTGAtgttatagaattattacctaaAGATATCATCAAGAGAGAT GTGCTCTCAAAGGCTGTTGCGAAGGGTCAGCTGTCTCAGTCAGTGCAGTCCCGGTTATCTTGTTGTCGAATACTCGGAAAAATTGCCACGAAATTCGAACCATTTTT AATTAAGAAGGAAATCCTGCCTGTAGTTCAATCATTGTGCCAAGATGTTGATTATGAAGTACGAGGGTGTATGTGCCATCAGCTAGACTCGGTTGCGCGTGGACTCGG CCTTGAAGCTACGAAAAGTGCAATATTGCCTGAACTGGTTGAACTGACGAATGATGAAGAAAGCCACGTACGACTAGCTGGCCTTGAAACTGTTGTAAATATCATTAGTCTTTTAGATCATG AAACCTGCACGAATACTATAGTGCCTCTTGTCTGCAAATTCTGTGATAACGCCATGGGTTCGGATGACATGACGATACCTGTAGTGGCTAAACAGCTTGGGAAACTTTGTCACGGTCTTTCTG CGAATCTAACCGAAGACCAGCGGCAGACTTTTCTCACTATTTATAAAAGTTTATGCAAAATGGGTGTATCAGACAAGAAGAAACAAAAAGAAGAAGACgataatttgaattcatcTGGAAAA attgaagAGTTTAATATTGGAAATCTGTTCAAAGATGAAGACAAACATGTGGAATGTAGAAAAAATGCTGCCTTTAATTTCCCA gctatgttattgtttattGGTCCCGGGAAATTCAAGGATGAACTTAGTCAACAATTTTCTTCTCTCTGCAATGATGCCCACGTGCTAGTCAGAAAAACTATAGCAAGTGGTTTCCACGAA gtgGCAAAACTGCTTGGTGACAATGTTTTATCCGTCCAACCTGATTTAGTTACTTTACTCAAGGATGATTCTATTGAG GTGCTGAAGGGGGTAGTTCCACATATCCCTGAGGTATCAAGATTACTTGTAAAAGCAATAACCAATGCAACGATAGATTGCAAG aatatCCTAACTGACATCATTCCAGCCATCATCAATTGTGAAGCAGTCATTTCATCTTCGAACAACTGGCGTCTGCACGAGGAGCTGCTTGCAAATCTGTCATGTCTTCCGAAGATCTACACATCCGATCAAATCTACAACAAATTCATTCCATTATTTTGTAGGAAATTACACTCAACT AGGGCATTACCTGTACGCCATGCTGCGTGTCGAACTTTACTGGTGTTGATTCGGTATAATCGTAAATCTGAACAACGGAATGAGCTGATCAATAAAATCATAGACG AATGTTGCCACGGAAAAAGCTGCCATCAACGCAATCTGTTCATagacatttctaaaatggtTATCGATATATATTCGCGTACGTTTTTTAAGGAATATTTCTTCGAGCCCGTATTAGAACTGGCATCGGATCAGGTGCCAAATGTACGACTCAGACTGTGCAACATACTGCCTGTATTAAAACATTTACTAAAGTTGCCCGCTGACCGCGCGTTGTTACAACAGTTAGATTCGTGTGTGCGTAAAATACTGATCAATGAACGAGATAAAGATGTAAACCATACGATCACTCACGCTGTCGAAGAGATGGATCATATGCAAGTTCAACTTGAATCG TTGGCAAAAAGATCGATGAATGAGGATGACCTTGCTGATAAGAAAAAGGAAGAGGAAGAAAAGTTACTGCTCGAACAGGAGTTGAAGGAAAAGAAGGAGGAAGAGGCAAAGGCTTTAAAAGAGGCGAAGCGTAAAGATAACTTGAATAAAAAGGACACCAAAATACCTGGTATTAAAAAAC CCTCAAAAATTCCTGCTTTAGCCACTAAACAAGAACGATCTGGAAGCACAGGTTCAATTGGAAAAAAGTTGTCTACTGGTAGCGCAAACTCAGGTTCAAATATAAGCATCAGAT CATCGACATCAAGCCAGAcgaaaacattgaaaaatgtGTCATCGAAGATCATTTCACCAACTGCGAGTGCTCATTCTACTGGCTCACCAAGATTAGGTCAGCGACTGACACCTGGTAACGGCTCTACATCACGAGACAG GTTGAACAAAAA ACGAGGTTCCACAAGTAGTACAG